One window from the genome of Synergistaceae bacterium encodes:
- a CDS encoding S1 RNA-binding domain-containing protein, translating to MADNALNIGDIVDCTVEQIMPYGAFVRINKFGRKGMIHISELSYNFVKDINDVLKLQDEIKAKIIRIDEKGRIDLSIKQASEPPVIQAKPQRHLTPVNYEFRQPRENPKVFYDFRELASDENNNFTTSPDEADSFEKKMALFLKTSEAKITDLNTRNSARSGRSKRRLDRREYP from the coding sequence ATGGCCGATAACGCTCTAAACATTGGCGACATAGTAGATTGCACCGTTGAGCAAATCATGCCGTACGGAGCTTTTGTCAGGATTAACAAGTTCGGACGCAAAGGAATGATTCATATTTCCGAGCTTTCATATAATTTTGTGAAGGATATTAACGACGTTCTCAAGCTGCAAGACGAGATCAAAGCAAAAATTATCAGGATCGACGAGAAAGGCCGCATAGATTTATCAATAAAGCAAGCCTCAGAGCCTCCTGTTATTCAAGCAAAACCGCAAAGACACTTAACGCCGGTAAATTACGAGTTCAGACAGCCGCGCGAAAATCCTAAAGTCTTTTATGATTTCAGGGAACTTGCTTCAGACGAGAATAATAATTTTACGACTTCACCTGATGAGGCTGACAGCTTCGAGAAAAAAATGGCGTTGTTTCTGAAGACCAGCGAGGCCAAAATTACGGACTTAAACACGAGAAATTCTGCAAGATCAGGACGCAGCAAGAGAAGACTTGACAGACGCGAATATCCTTAA
- a CDS encoding DUF501 domain-containing protein has product MTDANILKAVKFDNSIVMGAAKVCRFNRVQVIKCAPVGEKMRLFPTSFWLMCPYLIKLAGKIESDGGVSELENFLRSRNLYKGWNKYNLLHQLIRVNLLDKNLREFLRKYKFSMYKTLISGGIGGTKYKFGEIHIKCLHLQTASFLALKHHPGGEWLKSKGLQSECNNCQCC; this is encoded by the coding sequence TTGACAGACGCGAATATCCTTAAGGCCGTGAAATTTGATAATTCCATTGTGATGGGAGCTGCTAAAGTCTGCCGGTTTAATCGTGTCCAAGTGATTAAATGCGCGCCGGTCGGTGAAAAAATGAGACTCTTTCCGACTAGTTTTTGGCTGATGTGTCCGTATCTAATAAAACTTGCTGGAAAAATTGAGTCTGACGGCGGAGTCAGCGAGCTTGAAAATTTTCTGCGTTCTCGTAATTTATATAAAGGCTGGAATAAATATAATTTGCTTCATCAATTAATACGGGTTAATCTGCTCGATAAGAATTTGCGTGAGTTCTTGCGTAAATATAAATTTTCCATGTACAAAACTTTAATCAGCGGCGGGATCGGAGGCACAAAATATAAATTCGGCGAGATTCATATTAAGTGCCTTCACCTGCAGACAGCGTCGTTTTTAGCTTTAAAGCACCACCCCGGCGGAGAGTGGCTCAAAAGTAAAGGGCTTCAAAGCGAGTGCAATAATTGTCAGTGCTGCTGA
- a CDS encoding alpha/beta hydrolase → MSKLLAALLVLCVLVSGSFAGEKFDSKIIDVELTTNAITLYENIPFAQGFARGVLTYTLTMDILQPSGKEPLPLIVYVTGGGFIMAPKNNWIQQRMRLAETGYVVASVEYRNAPLGKFPQPLQDVKAAIRWLRAHASMYNIDVNRVGVLGNSAGGYLSSFVGLTNGMKEFDTGDFLDYSSDVLCAANIFGITDVRNIGMDYDEENQKGHASAGATEALWVLGTPTFGGKDGGVLAHPEESAKASPVEYASEKSVPMLFMHGDADKLVSPSQTDLLFQALKSKGVETERYIVKNAAHGGPYWVQEPVMKIMVDFFDKYLKK, encoded by the coding sequence ATGAGTAAACTTTTAGCGGCTTTATTAGTTCTTTGCGTGTTAGTGTCGGGTTCATTTGCGGGTGAAAAATTTGACAGCAAAATTATTGATGTCGAACTCACTACTAACGCTATCACACTTTATGAAAATATCCCGTTTGCTCAAGGATTTGCGCGAGGTGTGCTGACTTATACACTGACGATGGACATTTTACAGCCTTCAGGGAAAGAGCCTTTGCCCTTGATAGTTTATGTAACTGGCGGAGGATTCATAATGGCCCCGAAAAATAATTGGATTCAACAGAGAATGAGATTAGCTGAGACCGGCTATGTAGTTGCGAGTGTTGAATATCGTAATGCGCCGTTAGGAAAATTTCCCCAGCCATTGCAGGACGTAAAAGCTGCGATTCGTTGGCTGCGTGCTCATGCGTCTATGTATAATATTGACGTGAATAGAGTCGGCGTTCTCGGAAATAGTGCGGGCGGTTATCTTTCTTCATTTGTAGGACTCACAAACGGCATGAAGGAATTTGACACGGGCGATTTTCTTGATTATTCAAGCGATGTTTTGTGTGCAGCAAATATTTTCGGTATAACAGATGTTCGCAATATCGGCATGGATTACGACGAGGAGAATCAGAAAGGCCACGCAAGCGCAGGAGCAACAGAAGCATTATGGGTGTTAGGGACTCCTACATTCGGAGGCAAGGACGGCGGAGTCTTAGCTCATCCGGAAGAATCAGCAAAGGCGAGTCCGGTAGAGTATGCAAGCGAAAAATCAGTACCGATGTTATTTATGCACGGGGACGCAGATAAACTTGTTTCGCCGAGTCAGACTGATTTATTATTTCAAGCGTTAAAATCTAAAGGAGTCGAGACAGAGCGCTATATCGTGAAGAATGCTGCTCACGGGGGGCCGTACTGGGTGCAAGAGCCTGTCATGAAAATTATGGTTGACTTCTTTGACAAATATCTCAAGAAATAA